From a single Streptomyces sp. 1331.2 genomic region:
- a CDS encoding alpha/beta fold hydrolase, protein MINRRTFTKAVGLGVGTTAVSLGAASNAPAAFAGGADRPGRPAPVIPAVAPGTHTTFTDLKRIRAGVLDIGYAEAGPKHGPVVICLHGWPFDIHSYVDVAPLLADAGYRVIVPYLRGHGTTNFLSPTTVRTGQQAAIALDVIALMDALKIHKAVLAGFDWGSRAAGTVAALWPERVKALVAVSGYLIVNVPSQKNPLPPKAEHTWWYQYYFATDRGRVAMETRQNRHDLCRLVWEETSPTWNFDDATFERTATAFENPDYAAIVIHNYRWRLGLADGERCYDRYEQLLAARPPVTVPTIAVDPALDPFLPTTDGSGYRQFFTGPYEHRVLAGIGHNAPQEAPTAFAQAVVDADHL, encoded by the coding sequence ATGATCAACAGGCGTACCTTCACCAAAGCGGTCGGTCTCGGCGTGGGCACCACGGCCGTGTCGCTCGGCGCGGCATCGAACGCGCCTGCCGCCTTCGCGGGCGGTGCCGACCGGCCCGGCCGACCGGCCCCGGTCATCCCGGCCGTCGCCCCGGGCACCCACACCACGTTCACCGACCTGAAGCGCATCCGGGCCGGCGTGCTCGACATCGGCTACGCCGAGGCCGGCCCGAAGCACGGGCCCGTGGTCATCTGTCTGCACGGCTGGCCCTTCGACATCCACAGCTATGTCGACGTGGCGCCGCTGCTGGCGGACGCCGGCTACCGGGTGATCGTGCCGTACCTGCGAGGCCACGGCACCACGAACTTCCTGTCCCCGACCACCGTCCGCACCGGGCAACAGGCCGCGATCGCCCTCGACGTCATCGCCCTGATGGATGCCCTGAAGATCCACAAGGCGGTGCTGGCCGGTTTCGATTGGGGCTCGCGCGCCGCCGGAACCGTCGCGGCGCTGTGGCCGGAGCGGGTCAAGGCTCTGGTGGCGGTGAGTGGTTACCTCATCGTCAACGTCCCGTCGCAGAAGAACCCGTTGCCGCCGAAGGCCGAGCACACCTGGTGGTACCAGTACTACTTCGCTACCGACCGCGGCCGCGTCGCCATGGAGACCAGGCAGAACCGGCACGACCTGTGCCGGCTGGTGTGGGAGGAGACATCCCCGACGTGGAACTTCGACGACGCCACCTTCGAGCGCACGGCCACGGCGTTCGAGAACCCTGACTACGCCGCCATCGTGATCCACAACTACCGCTGGCGCCTGGGCCTGGCCGACGGCGAGCGCTGCTACGACCGCTACGAGCAGCTGCTCGCGGCCCGACCGCCCGTCACGGTACCGACCATCGCCGTGGACCCTGCCCTCGACCCGTTCCTGCCCACGACCGACGGCAGCGGGTACCGGCAGTTCTTCACCGGCCCCTACGAGCACCGCGTCCTCGCGGGCATCGGCCACAACGCGCCGCAGGAGGCGCCGACGGCGTTCGCCCAGGCCGTGGTGGACGCCGACCACCTGTGA
- a CDS encoding alpha/beta hydrolase — MKQTPVVLIHGAWFHMSSWEGWAERFTAHGYAVCVPGWPGEAPTADQARRDPGPLRDLGLAALTAHYEEVVRTLDNPPVLIGHSVGGLIAQHLLAAGLGRAAVALAPLPPGGVPLDDGRPRPWSPMSAGTTRNPGFGLLPRARFRHLVVNAVGEEEAEKLFDRYAVPAPLRLLADLGLDRTAAGPADTVVNAANSARGPLLLVSGQEDRIVPDAVTRSVYKLYGDSSAVTDLKQFADRGHSLVFDSGWRSVADHVLVWLAANGVEAVVAGG; from the coding sequence GTGAAGCAAACCCCCGTCGTCCTCATCCACGGTGCGTGGTTCCACATGTCCTCCTGGGAGGGCTGGGCCGAACGGTTCACCGCGCACGGTTACGCGGTGTGCGTCCCGGGCTGGCCCGGCGAAGCGCCCACCGCCGACCAGGCCCGCCGCGACCCCGGCCCGCTGCGCGACCTCGGGCTCGCCGCGCTCACCGCCCACTACGAGGAGGTAGTGCGTACCTTGGACAATCCGCCGGTCCTCATCGGGCATTCGGTCGGCGGCCTCATCGCCCAGCACCTCCTCGCGGCCGGCCTCGGCCGTGCCGCCGTCGCCCTCGCTCCGTTGCCGCCCGGCGGTGTGCCGCTGGACGACGGCCGGCCCCGGCCGTGGTCGCCGATGTCGGCCGGCACGACCCGGAACCCGGGCTTCGGGCTGCTGCCGCGCGCCCGGTTCCGACACCTCGTCGTCAACGCGGTCGGAGAGGAGGAGGCCGAGAAGCTCTTCGACCGGTACGCCGTTCCGGCCCCGCTCCGGCTGCTCGCGGACCTCGGACTCGACCGCACCGCCGCCGGGCCGGCCGACACCGTCGTGAACGCGGCCAACTCGGCACGCGGACCGCTCCTGCTCGTGTCCGGCCAGGAGGACCGGATCGTCCCGGACGCCGTGACCCGCTCGGTCTACAAGCTCTACGGCGACTCCTCCGCCGTGACGGACCTGAAGCAGTTCGCCGATCGAGGGCACTCCCTGGTGTTCGACAGCGGCTGGCGTTCGGTCGCCGACCACGTCCTCGTCTGGCTGGCCGCCAACGGCGTCGAGGCCGTGGTCGCAGGGGGCTGA
- a CDS encoding helix-turn-helix transcriptional regulator has product MTGLQRWGVTTAMVGREDEQAELVAFVTSATGQALVLRGETGVGKSSLLGHAAALAEQEGHVVLRAAGVEAESELPYAGLHQFLHPLLADVARLDDGTRAVFDAVFGGVQGDPPSVMALGIAVLSLLSLSSAQRPLLLVLDDAQWLDDSSADICGFVGRRLAGSPAKMLVAVRTDLTSRFDTAALPELPITALTDEDAARLLDHRYPELSRRVRRIVLEQAQGNPLALVELPAHFAGRSSDLPVEDLIGQHGVPLPRRLQRLFGTRIAALDERVRTQLLMGALDGAGTPSGTDPVPGTRYSMRDADTAVAAGLLDIDVVTADLVFRHPLVRSAVMRMATPNQRRAAHLALAQFHRENLERRATHLAAATVDPDEDVADILEAAAESATRRGGALAAVTWLTRAAELSENHADRSRRLTNAAFVAGHAARLGQAHRLVQADLAPGSTDSPASVLAAAYRALYQDGDVRSTHRQVSAAIEKLRDAGTAIAGEAAEPDEVLTRLVILLLAISQFSGDRAAWESTRELLASMGDLVTEHSRLYSDTWSDVTRHGAGWAGPVRQAAANLSELEPWAVTRLGASAYHLDVLSHYRPHLQRVVDRELETGAVATGMVMLHQIMLDQMTAGEWAQAEDTGQRGLDLATEHGHHLFAAQSRAYLAQLAALRGQVGRARDLQAEVDAWARPRGLGFLAQVADSAGATAALGSGDYETAYLYAIGITQPGTFRPYAYQASRTLLDLVEAARYTGRVEQARAHALAARDTGLPKVSPRLALITYGALAMTAEDEREAAEMFTRAESHPDADRFPFELARIRLAHGIRVRHVQGPEAARQYVVPAAEAFEQLGAAGWTERARAELRSTGVAPRVSTLNLASLTWQERRIADLAASGLTNKEIGQRMHLSPRTVSSHLYRIFPKLGITARAALRDALSRTDAAQV; this is encoded by the coding sequence ATGACCGGGTTGCAGCGATGGGGCGTCACCACGGCGATGGTGGGCCGCGAGGACGAGCAGGCGGAGCTCGTGGCGTTCGTGACGTCCGCCACGGGCCAGGCTCTCGTCCTGCGAGGGGAGACGGGGGTCGGCAAGAGTTCGTTGTTGGGCCACGCCGCCGCGCTGGCGGAGCAGGAGGGCCACGTCGTCCTCCGGGCCGCCGGTGTCGAGGCGGAGTCCGAGCTGCCCTATGCCGGGCTGCACCAGTTCCTCCATCCGCTGCTCGCCGACGTCGCGCGGCTGGACGACGGGACCCGGGCGGTGTTCGACGCTGTGTTCGGCGGAGTGCAGGGCGATCCGCCGTCGGTCATGGCGCTCGGCATCGCCGTGCTCAGCCTGTTGTCGCTCTCCTCCGCACAGCGGCCGCTGTTGTTGGTCCTCGACGACGCGCAGTGGCTGGACGACTCCAGCGCCGACATCTGCGGGTTCGTGGGCCGACGCCTGGCCGGCAGCCCGGCGAAGATGCTGGTCGCGGTCCGCACCGACCTCACGTCCCGCTTCGACACCGCCGCACTGCCCGAACTGCCGATCACCGCCCTCACCGACGAGGACGCGGCCCGCCTGCTGGACCACCGGTACCCGGAGCTGAGCCGACGGGTCCGTCGAATCGTCCTGGAGCAGGCCCAGGGCAACCCCCTGGCCTTGGTGGAGCTGCCCGCCCACTTCGCCGGCCGGTCGAGCGACCTCCCGGTAGAAGATCTGATCGGTCAGCACGGCGTGCCCCTGCCCCGGCGGCTGCAACGGCTGTTCGGCACCCGCATCGCCGCCCTCGACGAGCGGGTGCGGACCCAGCTGCTGATGGGCGCGCTCGACGGCGCCGGGACCCCGAGCGGCACCGACCCCGTCCCCGGCACCCGCTACAGCATGCGCGACGCCGACACGGCGGTGGCCGCTGGTCTGCTGGACATCGACGTGGTCACCGCCGATCTCGTCTTCCGCCACCCGCTCGTGCGGTCCGCCGTCATGCGGATGGCCACTCCCAACCAGCGCCGCGCCGCGCACCTGGCGCTGGCGCAGTTTCATCGGGAGAACCTCGAACGCCGGGCGACGCACCTGGCAGCGGCAACGGTCGATCCGGACGAGGACGTCGCCGACATTCTGGAGGCGGCGGCCGAGTCGGCGACCCGGCGCGGCGGCGCGCTGGCCGCCGTGACCTGGCTGACCCGGGCCGCCGAGCTCAGCGAGAACCACGCCGACCGGTCCCGGCGACTGACCAACGCGGCCTTCGTCGCCGGTCACGCCGCTCGCCTTGGTCAAGCGCACCGTCTGGTCCAGGCAGATCTCGCGCCCGGCTCGACGGACTCGCCGGCCTCGGTGCTGGCGGCCGCCTACCGGGCGCTCTACCAGGACGGGGACGTCCGCTCCACGCACCGCCAGGTCTCGGCCGCGATCGAGAAGCTCCGGGACGCAGGGACAGCCATCGCCGGCGAGGCCGCCGAACCCGACGAGGTCCTCACCCGGCTGGTGATCCTGCTCCTGGCCATCAGTCAGTTCAGCGGGGACCGCGCGGCCTGGGAGAGCACGCGCGAACTCCTCGCCTCCATGGGCGACCTCGTCACCGAACACTCGCGCCTCTACAGCGACACGTGGAGCGATGTGACCAGGCACGGAGCAGGCTGGGCCGGGCCGGTGCGACAGGCCGCCGCGAACCTGTCCGAGCTGGAACCCTGGGCCGTCACGCGGCTCGGCGCGTCCGCGTACCACCTCGACGTCCTGAGCCACTACCGCCCCCACCTCCAGCGCGTCGTGGACCGCGAGCTGGAGACCGGAGCCGTGGCCACCGGCATGGTCATGCTGCACCAGATCATGCTCGACCAGATGACGGCCGGCGAATGGGCCCAGGCCGAGGACACCGGACAGCGCGGCCTGGACCTGGCCACCGAGCACGGCCACCACCTGTTCGCCGCCCAGAGCCGCGCGTACCTGGCCCAGCTGGCGGCGCTGCGCGGTCAGGTCGGGCGGGCGCGGGACCTCCAGGCCGAGGTGGACGCCTGGGCCCGCCCGCGCGGTCTGGGGTTCCTGGCCCAGGTCGCCGACTCCGCCGGCGCGACCGCCGCGCTGGGCTCCGGCGACTACGAGACCGCGTACCTCTACGCCATCGGCATCACACAGCCGGGCACGTTCCGGCCCTACGCGTACCAGGCCTCGCGCACCCTGCTCGATCTCGTCGAGGCCGCCCGGTACACCGGACGCGTCGAGCAGGCCCGGGCGCACGCACTCGCCGCGCGCGACACCGGTCTGCCGAAGGTGTCGCCCCGCCTGGCACTGATCACCTACGGCGCGCTGGCGATGACCGCCGAGGACGAGCGGGAGGCCGCCGAGATGTTCACGCGGGCCGAATCCCACCCGGACGCCGACCGCTTCCCGTTCGAGCTGGCCCGGATCCGGCTGGCGCACGGCATCCGGGTGCGCCACGTCCAGGGTCCGGAGGCGGCACGGCAGTACGTGGTCCCGGCGGCCGAGGCGTTCGAGCAGCTGGGTGCGGCCGGCTGGACCGAACGGGCCCGGGCCGAACTGCGCTCCACCGGGGTTGCCCCCCGCGTCTCGACGCTCAACCTGGCCTCGCTGACCTGGCAGGAACGCCGCATCGCCGACCTGGCCGCCAGCGGCCTGACGAACAAGGAGATCGGCCAGCGGATGCACCTGTCGCCACGAACCGTCAGCTCACACCTGTACCGCATCTTCCCCAAGCTGGGCATCACGGCCCGGGCCGCGCTGCGCGACGCACTGAGCCGGACCGACGCGGCGCAGGTCTGA
- a CDS encoding AAA family ATPase: MEPGGKGRPDGTGDPLSPQLRGRAREQEVLDRLLLDLRRGHSRVLVLRGESGIGKTALLTYLAGRAPAGRVVRTVGVETEFEIAYSALQQMCAPLLSQLDRLPAAQRAALATALELELELGLERGPSDGGSPGGLLTGLAVLGLFAEAAAVEPLVCVVDDAQWIDGISAAVLAFVARRLDAESVALVFAVSTSASVRTPTSAGLLAGLPELQVDGLRDDDARALLDSVLPGPVLPRVRDAIVAEARGNPLALMELQRGESEIRKR, from the coding sequence GTGGAGCCTGGCGGCAAGGGCAGGCCGGACGGGACGGGGGATCCGTTGTCGCCGCAACTGCGCGGACGCGCCCGGGAACAGGAAGTACTCGATCGGCTGTTGCTCGACCTGCGCCGCGGACACAGCCGCGTACTGGTCCTGCGCGGGGAGTCCGGCATCGGCAAGACCGCGCTGCTCACCTATCTGGCCGGTCGCGCCCCGGCAGGCCGCGTCGTCCGCACGGTCGGGGTGGAAACCGAGTTCGAGATCGCGTACTCGGCTCTCCAGCAGATGTGCGCTCCGCTGCTGAGCCAGCTGGACCGGTTGCCGGCGGCGCAGCGAGCCGCTCTGGCGACGGCGCTGGAGCTGGAGCTGGAGCTGGGGCTGGAGCGCGGACCGAGCGATGGCGGATCGCCTGGCGGTCTGCTGACCGGACTGGCCGTGCTGGGCCTGTTCGCCGAGGCCGCCGCTGTCGAGCCGCTGGTCTGTGTCGTGGACGACGCGCAGTGGATCGACGGGATCTCCGCGGCCGTCCTCGCGTTCGTCGCCCGGCGGCTGGACGCCGAGTCCGTGGCCCTGGTCTTCGCCGTGTCCACCTCGGCGTCGGTCCGCACGCCGACCAGCGCCGGACTCCTTGCCGGCCTGCCTGAGCTACAGGTCGACGGGCTCCGCGACGACGACGCCCGGGCGTTGCTCGACTCGGTGCTGCCCGGTCCGGTGCTCCCCCGCGTACGGGACGCGATCGTCGCCGAAGCACGCGGCAACCCGCTGGCGCTGATGGAGCTGCAGCGCGGTGAGAGCGAAATCAGGAAGAGGTAG
- a CDS encoding alpha/beta hydrolase, which produces MARSDIRFYSADIEIAAHLYTPDTPTAGPLPALVVGHPGTGVKEQTSGTYAQRLAERGFVTLAFDAAHQGESGGLPRGLEDPAQRVEDFKAAVSYLIARDDIAEDRIGLLGICASGGYSLSATGSDSRVRAVAAVCTADPSRQFRLGADGGQNPAVFRSLLDAAARARTVAARGKDPGVMTMFPRSAEQAHALGGEHGVEGFEYYCTTRGEHERSAKFLAWESIDRLAGYDPFFAVPLIGPRPMLQIVGDRAVTSWMAVQAHQRATGPAELYWIEGASHVDLYDKKEYIDAAVDKLTAFFSTHLNARGSSS; this is translated from the coding sequence ATGGCCAGGTCCGACATCCGTTTCTACAGTGCCGACATCGAGATCGCCGCGCACCTGTACACTCCCGACACCCCCACTGCGGGCCCTCTTCCCGCGCTGGTGGTAGGCCATCCTGGAACAGGGGTGAAAGAGCAGACTTCCGGGACGTACGCGCAAAGGCTCGCCGAGCGCGGGTTCGTGACCCTCGCCTTCGACGCCGCCCACCAAGGCGAGTCCGGCGGTCTTCCGCGGGGCCTGGAGGACCCGGCGCAGCGTGTGGAGGATTTCAAGGCCGCGGTGTCATACCTCATCGCGCGTGACGACATCGCAGAGGACCGAATCGGCCTGCTCGGCATCTGCGCGTCCGGAGGGTACTCCTTGTCCGCGACCGGCAGTGACAGCCGGGTGCGGGCGGTGGCCGCCGTGTGCACCGCCGACCCCTCCCGCCAGTTCCGGCTGGGAGCCGACGGGGGGCAGAACCCGGCCGTCTTCCGGTCCCTGCTGGACGCGGCTGCCCGGGCCCGTACCGTAGCCGCCCGCGGCAAGGACCCCGGTGTGATGACGATGTTCCCGCGGAGCGCCGAGCAGGCACACGCGCTGGGCGGCGAGCACGGCGTCGAAGGATTCGAGTACTACTGCACCACGCGCGGCGAGCACGAACGGTCCGCGAAGTTCCTGGCCTGGGAAAGCATCGACCGCCTGGCCGGCTACGACCCGTTCTTCGCCGTCCCGCTGATCGGCCCGCGTCCGATGCTGCAGATCGTCGGCGACCGTGCCGTCACCTCGTGGATGGCCGTCCAGGCACATCAGCGTGCCACCGGCCCGGCCGAGCTGTACTGGATCGAAGGCGCCAGTCACGTCGATCTGTATGACAAGAAGGAGTACATCGATGCGGCCGTCGACAAGCTGACCGCTTTCTTTTCCACGCACCTGAACGCTCGCGGGTCGAGCAGCTGA
- a CDS encoding NHL domain-containing protein: MSTAPEATTGSESPAPVISTVAGTGVAGPKGDNGSAVRAELNGPFGIAVDSTGTLYFVDRDNHRLRKVTTDGRIGTVAGTGTAGFSGDNGPAAKAQLSYPRGVAVDGAGTLYLTDGENHRIRKITADGTITTIAGTGTAGFSGDNGPAAKAQLNCPTGLVVDSTGTLHFIDRDNHRIRKITADGTITTIAGTDTGTGAAGFSGDNGPADQAQLNRPHGLAMDGTGTLYFTDADNHRIRKITAEGTITTIAGTGTADSTGDGGPADEAQLNCPTGLVVDGTGVLYIAEYNSHRVRKITAEGTITTIAGTGTADSTGDGGPADEAQLNNPLGLALDCVGTLYISEYGGHRIRKVTSPATAGLPESGTVVSWANVRSRLRMGALRESTKDGAEIHQVIAAPREHQRWRLVVAGQQDGEVLYTFENVRSGLVLEVPDGLKVHGTVVAQRAYQGADAHHQQWRLIPIGPATDSPRVFEIANRHSGLLLRVDATTPAAVQQRGADGDHRNRQWQLLPI, encoded by the coding sequence ATGAGCACTGCTCCTGAGGCAACCACAGGCAGCGAGAGCCCCGCCCCCGTGATCAGCACGGTGGCGGGGACCGGAGTCGCGGGCCCCAAGGGGGACAACGGGTCTGCGGTCCGGGCAGAGCTGAACGGCCCGTTCGGGATCGCGGTGGACAGCACCGGCACCCTCTACTTCGTCGACCGCGACAACCACCGGCTTCGGAAGGTCACGACCGACGGGAGGATCGGAACGGTCGCGGGCACCGGCACCGCGGGTTTCAGTGGCGACAACGGCCCGGCCGCCAAGGCCCAACTGAGCTACCCCCGCGGGGTGGCGGTGGACGGCGCGGGCACTCTCTATCTCACCGACGGCGAGAACCATCGCATCAGGAAGATCACGGCCGACGGCACGATCACCACCATCGCCGGCACCGGCACCGCGGGCTTCAGTGGCGACAACGGCCCGGCCGCCAAGGCCCAACTGAACTGTCCGACCGGGCTGGTGGTGGACAGCACCGGCACCCTCCACTTCATCGACCGCGACAACCACCGCATCAGGAAGATCACGGCCGACGGCACGATCACGACCATCGCCGGCACCGACACCGGCACCGGTGCCGCGGGGTTCAGTGGCGACAACGGGCCTGCGGACCAGGCCCAACTGAACCGCCCGCATGGGCTGGCGATGGACGGCACGGGCACCCTCTACTTCACCGATGCCGACAACCACCGCATCAGGAAGATCACGGCCGAGGGCACGATCACGACCATCGCCGGCACCGGCACCGCCGACTCCACCGGCGACGGCGGCCCAGCCGACGAGGCCCAACTGAACTGTCCGACCGGGCTGGTGGTGGACGGCACGGGCGTCCTCTACATCGCCGAATACAACAGCCACCGAGTCCGGAAGATCACGGCCGAGGGCACGATCACCACCATCGCCGGCACCGGCACCGCCGACTCCACCGGCGACGGCGGCCCAGCTGACGAGGCCCAACTGAACAACCCCTTGGGGCTCGCTCTGGACTGCGTCGGCACCCTCTACATCTCCGAGTACGGCGGCCACCGGATCCGGAAGGTCACCTCACCCGCGACGGCCGGCCTGCCCGAGTCGGGCACGGTGGTCTCCTGGGCCAACGTCCGCAGCAGGCTGCGGATGGGCGCCCTGCGCGAGTCCACCAAGGACGGGGCCGAGATCCACCAGGTCATCGCCGCGCCCCGGGAGCACCAGCGGTGGCGCCTGGTGGTGGCGGGCCAGCAGGACGGCGAGGTGCTCTACACCTTCGAGAACGTGCGCAGCGGCTTGGTCCTGGAGGTCCCCGACGGGCTGAAGGTGCACGGGACGGTGGTCGCGCAGCGCGCCTACCAGGGCGCTGACGCACACCACCAGCAGTGGCGGCTGATCCCCATCGGCCCCGCGACCGACAGCCCCCGGGTGTTCGAGATCGCCAACCGGCACAGCGGCTTGCTGCTGCGCGTCGACGCCACCACCCCCGCGGCCGTCCAGCAGCGAGGGGCCGACGGCGACCACCGCAACCGGCAGTGGCAGCTGCTCCCCATCTGA
- a CDS encoding NHL domain-containing protein — translation MSTPNNPSVPPIATAAGTGTGGFAGDGGPAASAQLNYPLGVTVDSTGTLYIADYSNNRIRKVTTDGRISTIAGTASASFSGDNGPANKAQLNQPRGLAADRAGTLYIADAANQRIRKITADGTITTIAGTGSAASTGDNGPANKAQLNYPLAVTVDSTGILYISDYNGHRVRRITTDGRISTVAGTGVAGFSGDNGPANKAQLYYPRGLAVDGAGALYIADGSNHRIRKVTADGTITTIAGTGTAGSTGDNGPATKARLNSPLAVVVDSTGVLYIADHANHRIRKVAADGTITTIAGTGTAASTGDNGPADKAQVSLPSALALDSVDTLYIAEYGGHRIRKIASPLMAGLPASGTVVSWANVRSRLRMGVLRESTEDGAEIHQSLAVPREHQRWRLVVAGQQDGEVLYRFENVRSGKVLEILEAEEAAGAVAAQGAYQGVDAHHQQWRLIPIGPASDSPRVFEIANRHSGLVLRVDATGPAAIKQYEADGDHRNRQWQLLPV, via the coding sequence ATGAGCACTCCCAACAACCCGTCCGTCCCTCCGATCGCCACGGCCGCGGGGACGGGTACAGGAGGGTTCGCCGGGGACGGCGGCCCTGCCGCTTCGGCCCAGCTGAACTACCCGCTGGGGGTGACGGTGGACAGCACGGGCACCCTCTACATCGCCGACTACAGCAACAACCGGATCCGGAAGGTCACCACGGACGGCCGGATCAGCACCATCGCCGGCACCGCTTCCGCGAGCTTCAGCGGTGACAACGGCCCGGCCAACAAGGCCCAGTTGAACCAGCCCCGCGGACTGGCGGCGGACCGCGCGGGCACCCTCTACATCGCCGACGCCGCCAACCAGCGGATCCGGAAGATCACGGCCGACGGCACGATCACCACCATCGCCGGAACCGGCTCCGCCGCCTCCACCGGTGACAACGGCCCGGCCAACAAGGCCCAGCTGAACTACCCGTTGGCGGTGACGGTGGACAGCACCGGCATCCTCTACATCTCCGACTACAACGGCCACCGGGTCAGGAGGATCACCACGGACGGCCGGATCAGCACGGTCGCGGGGACCGGGGTCGCGGGCTTCAGCGGTGACAACGGCCCGGCCAACAAGGCCCAGCTGTACTACCCGCGCGGGCTGGCGGTGGACGGCGCGGGCGCCCTCTACATCGCCGACGGCAGCAACCACCGGATCAGGAAGGTCACGGCCGACGGCACGATCACCACCATCGCCGGCACCGGCACCGCCGGCTCCACCGGTGACAACGGCCCGGCCACCAAGGCCCGACTGAACAGCCCCTTGGCGGTGGTGGTGGACAGCACCGGTGTGCTCTACATCGCCGATCACGCCAACCACCGGATCAGGAAGGTCGCGGCCGACGGCACGATCACCACCATCGCCGGCACCGGCACTGCCGCCTCCACCGGTGACAACGGCCCGGCCGACAAGGCCCAGGTGAGCCTCCCGTCCGCGCTCGCCCTGGACAGCGTCGACACGCTCTACATCGCCGAGTACGGCGGTCACCGGATCCGGAAGATCGCCTCGCCGTTGATGGCCGGTCTGCCCGCGTCGGGCACGGTGGTCTCCTGGGCCAACGTCCGCAGCAGGCTGCGGATGGGCGTGCTGCGCGAGTCCACCGAGGACGGGGCCGAGATCCACCAGTCCCTCGCCGTCCCCCGGGAGCACCAGCGGTGGCGCTTGGTGGTGGCGGGCCAGCAGGACGGCGAGGTGCTCTACAGGTTCGAGAACGTGCGCAGCGGCAAGGTCCTGGAGATCCTCGAAGCGGAGGAGGCCGCCGGTGCGGTGGCGGCGCAGGGCGCCTACCAGGGCGTTGACGCACACCACCAGCAGTGGCGGCTGATCCCCATCGGCCCCGCGAGCGACAGCCCCCGGGTGTTCGAGATCGCCAACCGGCACAGCGGTCTGGTGCTGCGCGTCGATGCCACGGGGCCGGCGGCGATCAAGCAGTACGAGGCGGACGGCGACCACCGCAACCGGCAGTGGCAGCTGCTCCCCGTCTGA